A region of Streptomyces halobius DNA encodes the following proteins:
- a CDS encoding bifunctional FO biosynthesis protein CofGH: MTSSAQGPDQGTDRGPDRGPDGTTAAAADRPARPTANAMRRSLRRARDGVALDVTEATVLLQARGEDLADLCASASRVRDAGLEAAGRPGVITYSRSVFIPLTRLCRDKCHYCTFATVPGKLRRAGHGMFMSPDEVLAIARRGAELGCKEALITLGDRPEDRWPEAREWLEAEGYDDTIAYVRAMAIRILEETGLLPHLNPGAMTWTDFQRLKPVAPSMGMMLETTAERLWSEPGGPHYGSPDKEPAVRLRVLEDAGRSSVPFTSGLLIGIGESYEERAESLFALRRISRAYHGVQELIMQNFRAKPDTAMRGMPDAEMDELVATVAVARHIMGPSACLQAPPNLVDEEYGRLIGAGIDDWGGVSPVTPDHVNPERPWPQIDELAERSAAAGFRLKERLAVYPEFVQRGEPWLDPRLLPHVRALADPETGLAREDAVVEGHPWQEPDEEFSVTSSGRTDLHRTIDTQGRTSDRRDDFDEVYGDWGALREAAAPGMVPSRIDADVRQALSQAADDPTELTDDEALALLHADGPALDALCRIADDLRRATVGDDVTYIVTRNINFTNVCYTGCRFCAFAQRRTDADAYTLSLSQVADRAQQAWDVGAVEVCMQGGIHPDLPGTAYFDIARAVKQRVPEMHVHAFSPMEVVNGATRTGLSIREWLTEAKAAGLETIPGTAAEILDDEVRWILTKGKLPTATWVEVIKTAHELGIRSSSTMMYGHVDQPRHWLGHLRLLAEIQRSARSKNVAGFTEFVTLPFVHTNAPVYLAGIARPGPTTRDNRAVTAMARLLLHPHITNIQTSWVKLGTEGAAEMLRSGANDLGGTLMEETISRMAGSSYGSYRSIQGLTAIAETAGRPARPRTTTYGPVTEERRSAALASDGHLPELLPVVE, translated from the coding sequence ATGACTTCCAGCGCGCAGGGACCTGACCAGGGAACCGACCGAGGACCGGACCGAGGACCCGACGGGACGACGGCCGCGGCCGCGGACCGTCCGGCGCGGCCGACGGCGAACGCGATGCGACGATCGCTGCGCCGCGCGCGTGACGGTGTGGCGCTGGATGTCACCGAAGCCACGGTGCTGCTCCAGGCCCGTGGCGAGGACCTCGCGGACCTGTGCGCTTCGGCGTCCCGGGTGCGGGACGCGGGCCTGGAAGCCGCCGGGCGCCCCGGTGTCATCACGTACTCCAGGAGCGTCTTCATCCCGCTCACGCGCCTCTGCCGCGACAAGTGCCACTACTGCACCTTCGCCACCGTCCCCGGCAAGCTGCGCCGCGCCGGCCACGGGATGTTCATGTCGCCGGACGAGGTTCTGGCCATCGCCCGCCGCGGCGCCGAACTGGGCTGCAAGGAAGCGCTGATCACCCTGGGGGACCGCCCCGAGGACCGCTGGCCGGAAGCGCGGGAGTGGCTGGAGGCTGAGGGGTACGACGACACCATCGCGTACGTACGGGCGATGGCCATCCGCATCCTGGAGGAGACCGGGCTGCTGCCGCACCTCAACCCCGGCGCCATGACGTGGACGGACTTCCAGCGGCTCAAGCCGGTGGCCCCCTCGATGGGCATGATGCTGGAGACCACGGCGGAGCGGCTGTGGAGCGAGCCCGGTGGCCCGCACTATGGCTCCCCGGACAAGGAGCCCGCCGTGCGGCTGCGCGTCCTGGAGGACGCCGGCCGCAGTTCCGTTCCGTTCACCAGCGGGCTGCTGATCGGCATCGGGGAGAGCTACGAGGAGCGCGCGGAATCCCTCTTCGCCCTGCGCCGCATCTCCCGTGCCTACCACGGCGTCCAGGAACTCATCATGCAGAACTTCCGCGCCAAGCCGGACACGGCGATGCGCGGTATGCCGGACGCGGAGATGGACGAACTGGTCGCCACCGTCGCCGTCGCCCGGCACATCATGGGCCCCTCCGCCTGCCTCCAGGCGCCGCCCAACCTGGTGGACGAGGAATACGGGCGGCTCATCGGGGCCGGTATCGACGACTGGGGCGGCGTCTCTCCGGTCACGCCCGATCACGTCAACCCCGAGCGCCCGTGGCCGCAGATCGACGAGCTCGCCGAACGTTCCGCCGCCGCCGGCTTCCGGCTCAAGGAACGGCTCGCCGTCTACCCGGAGTTCGTCCAGCGCGGCGAGCCCTGGCTGGACCCCCGTCTGCTGCCGCACGTCCGGGCCCTGGCCGACCCGGAGACCGGCCTGGCCCGTGAGGACGCGGTGGTCGAGGGCCACCCGTGGCAGGAGCCCGACGAGGAATTCTCGGTGACCTCCTCCGGCCGTACGGACCTCCACCGCACCATCGACACCCAGGGACGTACGAGCGACCGCCGCGACGACTTCGACGAGGTCTACGGCGACTGGGGAGCGCTGCGCGAGGCCGCCGCCCCCGGGATGGTGCCGTCCCGCATCGACGCCGATGTACGCCAGGCACTCTCGCAGGCCGCCGACGACCCCACCGAACTCACCGACGACGAGGCGCTGGCCCTGCTGCACGCCGATGGGCCGGCCCTGGACGCGCTCTGCCGGATCGCCGACGATCTGCGCCGCGCCACCGTGGGCGACGACGTCACGTACATCGTCACCAGGAACATCAACTTCACCAACGTCTGCTACACGGGCTGCCGTTTCTGCGCCTTTGCACAGCGACGCACCGATGCCGACGCCTACACCCTCTCCCTCTCCCAGGTCGCCGACCGCGCCCAACAGGCTTGGGACGTGGGCGCGGTGGAGGTGTGCATGCAGGGCGGCATCCATCCGGACCTGCCCGGGACGGCCTATTTCGACATCGCCCGCGCCGTCAAGCAACGCGTTCCGGAGATGCACGTCCACGCCTTCTCTCCCATGGAGGTCGTCAACGGCGCGACGCGTACGGGACTGTCCATCCGTGAGTGGCTCACCGAGGCCAAGGCCGCCGGTCTGGAGACCATCCCCGGTACCGCCGCGGAGATCCTCGACGACGAGGTCCGCTGGATTCTCACCAAGGGCAAGCTGCCGACCGCCACCTGGGTGGAGGTCATCAAGACCGCCCATGAGCTGGGCATCCGCTCGTCCTCGACGATGATGTACGGCCATGTCGACCAGCCGCGGCACTGGCTCGGCCACCTGCGCCTGCTGGCGGAGATCCAGCGGTCCGCGCGGTCCAAGAACGTCGCCGGCTTCACGGAGTTCGTCACCCTCCCCTTCGTCCACACCAACGCCCCCGTCTACCTCGCCGGCATCGCCCGCCCCGGCCCCACCACCCGCGACAACCGTGCGGTGACGGCCATGGCCCGGTTGCTGCTCCACCCGCACATCACCAACATCCAGACCAGTTGGGTCAAGCTCGGCACGGAAGGCGCCGCCGAGATGCTGCGCTCAGGCGCCAACGACCTGGGCGGCACCCTGATGGAGGAGACCATCTCCCGTATGGCGGGCTCCAGTTACGGCTCATACCGCTCCATCCAGGGCCTGACCGCCATCGCCGAGACCGCCGGCCGCCCGGCCCGGCCCCGCACGACGACATACGGCCCGGTCACGGAGGAACGCCGGTCGGCGGCGCTGGCGTCGGACGGTCATCTGCCGGAGCTGCTGCCGGTGGTGGAGTAG
- a CDS encoding ADP-ribosylglycohydrolase family protein, whose protein sequence is MSAVAGTTAIWGRAEQQDFRSRVRGCLLGGAIGDALGAGIEFDSLDAIREAHGQEGVTDFVPAYGRRGAVTDDTQMTLFTVDGLIRAQVRRDTGAWHPPTDVHRAYLRWAATQRDWGPDERKKDDGWLAREEWLYSRRAPGRACLSGLGDDKMGTLEKPKNPGSKGCGAVMRSAPFGLLVGWEPQLVFQLAVECAAQTHGHPTGYLAAGAFAVISHSLARGEGLDGGVQKALAHLATRPGHEETMDSLKRALGAVRQGMPTPARVESLGEGWTAEEALSIGVYCALVAEDVRHGLLLAVNHGGDSDSTGAVCGNLLGTLHGETALPPEWLVELEGRDTILQLADDFALEMTQGPALHGPAGSAPGWLVRYPRA, encoded by the coding sequence ATGAGTGCAGTGGCAGGCACCACCGCCATCTGGGGCCGCGCCGAACAGCAGGACTTCCGCAGCCGGGTGCGTGGCTGTCTGCTCGGCGGCGCCATCGGCGACGCGCTCGGTGCGGGCATCGAGTTCGACTCGCTCGACGCGATCCGTGAGGCGCACGGCCAGGAAGGTGTGACGGACTTCGTCCCGGCCTACGGGCGGCGCGGCGCGGTCACCGACGACACCCAGATGACCCTGTTCACGGTGGACGGGCTGATACGTGCCCAGGTGCGCCGCGACACCGGTGCCTGGCATCCGCCCACCGACGTCCACCGCGCCTATCTGCGCTGGGCCGCCACCCAACGTGACTGGGGGCCGGACGAGCGCAAGAAGGACGACGGCTGGCTCGCCCGTGAGGAGTGGCTCTACTCCCGGCGGGCCCCCGGCCGGGCCTGCCTGAGCGGCCTCGGGGACGACAAGATGGGCACGCTGGAGAAGCCCAAGAACCCCGGCTCCAAGGGCTGTGGCGCCGTGATGCGCTCCGCGCCGTTCGGACTCCTCGTCGGCTGGGAGCCGCAGCTGGTCTTCCAACTGGCCGTCGAGTGTGCCGCGCAGACACACGGCCACCCCACCGGCTATCTCGCGGCCGGTGCGTTCGCGGTCATCAGCCATTCGCTGGCCCGCGGCGAGGGTCTCGACGGCGGCGTCCAGAAGGCCCTGGCGCACTTGGCCACCCGCCCCGGCCACGAGGAGACCATGGACTCCCTCAAGCGCGCGCTCGGCGCCGTACGCCAGGGCATGCCGACGCCCGCGCGGGTGGAGTCACTGGGCGAGGGCTGGACGGCCGAGGAGGCGCTGTCGATCGGTGTGTACTGCGCGCTGGTCGCCGAGGACGTCCGGCACGGCCTGCTCCTCGCCGTCAACCACGGCGGCGACAGCGACTCGACCGGCGCCGTCTGCGGCAATCTGCTGGGCACCCTGCACGGCGAGACGGCGCTGCCGCCGGAGTGGCTGGTCGAGCTGGAGGGCCGGGACACGATTCTGCAGCTCGCCGACGACTTCGCGCTGGAGATGACGCAGGGGCCCGCGCTGCACGGCCCGGCGGGCTCGGCGCCGGGCTGGCTCGTGCGCTATCCGCGGGCTTAG
- a CDS encoding DUF2690 domain-containing protein, with amino-acid sequence MTSGTHDPAPSPPDEAPHPQTTPDDEAPPHNPPNDASTPHNPPHDASPLPNPSDPADAPDEPDPPSNASLLHRGGDRLRRIGRWLRVHAKHALVVAVVGALIPVAADQIPELFEAPPPACPGPGCDGQSPKNHGCAADVATWEPTEGEGNIARIQLRYSRKCDAVWGRILNGEPGDVVSISVVGGSSRSASIDINHDKYTDMATVGETFRVRLCAEPGGVRGHTGTWVKYCFVATERSAWN; translated from the coding sequence ATGACCAGTGGCACGCACGACCCGGCGCCCAGCCCGCCGGACGAGGCTCCTCACCCGCAGACCACGCCCGATGACGAAGCGCCCCCGCACAACCCGCCCAATGACGCGTCGACTCCGCACAACCCGCCGCATGACGCATCGCCTCTGCCCAACCCGTCGGATCCCGCCGATGCACCCGACGAGCCCGATCCGCCCTCCAACGCCTCACTCCTGCACCGCGGTGGGGACCGACTGCGCCGCATCGGCCGGTGGCTGCGCGTACACGCCAAGCACGCCCTGGTGGTGGCCGTCGTCGGTGCACTCATCCCCGTCGCGGCCGACCAGATCCCCGAGCTCTTCGAGGCCCCGCCGCCCGCCTGCCCCGGACCCGGCTGCGACGGCCAGAGCCCGAAGAACCACGGGTGCGCCGCGGACGTCGCCACCTGGGAGCCCACGGAGGGCGAGGGCAATATCGCCCGCATTCAGCTGCGTTACAGCAGGAAATGCGATGCCGTGTGGGGCCGGATCCTGAACGGCGAGCCCGGCGACGTGGTGTCGATCAGCGTGGTGGGCGGCTCGTCCCGCAGCGCGTCCATCGACATCAACCATGACAAGTACACCGACATGGCGACCGTCGGCGAGACCTTCCGCGTCCGGTTGTGCGCGGAGCCGGGCGGCGTCCGCGGGCACACCGGCACCTGGGTGAAGTACTGCTTCGTCGCCACAGAGCGTTCCGCGTGGAACTGA
- a CDS encoding DUF397 domain-containing protein, whose product MATQPNSAFSWTKSSYSGGNGACVEIAVPTTAAIAVRDSKDPDGPRLTFDDSSWSSFVSDVARGAYDLA is encoded by the coding sequence ATGGCCACTCAGCCCAATTCCGCATTCTCCTGGACGAAGTCCTCCTACTCCGGTGGCAACGGCGCCTGTGTGGAGATCGCCGTACCCACCACCGCAGCCATCGCGGTGCGCGACTCCAAAGACCCCGACGGTCCGCGCCTGACGTTCGACGACTCCTCCTGGAGCAGCTTTGTGTCGGATGTCGCCCGCGGCGCATACGACCTGGCATGA
- a CDS encoding helix-turn-helix domain-containing protein, with product MASNVNPTVRRRRLGQELRRLRELKGMTAEEVAERLLVSQSKISRLENGRRSISQRDVRDLCGVYEVEDHRIVDSLMQMAKDSRQQGWWHAFGDIPYSVYIGLETEAASLRVYESLLVPGLLQTPGYAEAVIPGTVPELAPEPLEKRIQVRMRRQERVNDPKRPLRLWVVLDEAALRRVVGSHLIMREQLDHLVEMSHLPHVTVQVLPYDTGAHAGMSGTFSILEFDDASDSSVVYIEGVTSDLYLEKTNDVHKYTIMYEHLRAQALNADQSREFIAAASKRHADAMG from the coding sequence GTGGCATCCAATGTCAATCCCACCGTCAGGCGACGTCGGCTGGGCCAGGAGCTGCGCAGGCTCCGCGAGCTCAAAGGCATGACGGCGGAAGAGGTGGCCGAGCGTCTGCTCGTCTCCCAGTCGAAGATCAGCCGGCTGGAGAACGGCCGCCGCAGCATCAGCCAGCGCGATGTCCGCGATCTGTGCGGCGTCTACGAGGTGGAAGATCACCGCATAGTCGATTCGCTGATGCAGATGGCCAAGGATTCCCGGCAGCAGGGTTGGTGGCACGCGTTCGGCGACATCCCGTACAGCGTCTACATCGGCCTGGAGACCGAGGCGGCCTCACTGCGCGTGTACGAGTCCCTGCTCGTGCCCGGACTGCTGCAGACGCCCGGCTATGCCGAGGCGGTCATCCCCGGCACCGTTCCGGAGCTGGCGCCCGAGCCGCTGGAGAAGCGCATCCAGGTGCGGATGCGCCGCCAGGAGCGGGTCAATGACCCCAAGCGTCCGCTACGGCTGTGGGTGGTGCTGGACGAGGCCGCGCTGCGGCGGGTGGTCGGCAGCCATCTGATCATGCGCGAGCAGCTGGACCATCTCGTCGAGATGAGTCATCTGCCGCATGTGACGGTTCAGGTGCTGCCGTACGACACCGGTGCGCATGCGGGGATGTCGGGGACGTTTTCCATCCTGGAATTCGACGATGCCTCGGATTCGAGTGTGGTCTACATCGAGGGCGTCACCAGCGATCTGTATCTGGAGAAGACCAACGATGTGCACAAGTACACGATCATGTACGAGCATTTGCGCGCCCAGGCACTGAATGCGGACCAGAGCCGGGAGTTCATCGCCGCGGCGTCGAAGCGGCATGCGGACGCAATGGGCTGA
- a CDS encoding GOLPH3/VPS74 family protein: MGRSRRTIPEELLLLALDPATGTTAQPQSLDLGLAGAQLVELALAGRIAPDGDRIAVVMARPTGDPTLDSALELLRRRGSPVRAVHWIGGPRLGLRQTYLTHLERCGMVHAVAGQMCGVLPTTRYQATETAISREIRVRLDNAIRTGVPPDPRTAALAALAHAVGLGKHLYPGNEGRSSRSRLRDLIRHDPMGGLVAHAVMDVQNGVAAQPRRAAAGGPGTGPGVRQSAARGTADTAGVPVQTRHGRSSMARAGAR, from the coding sequence ATGGGCAGGAGCCGCAGAACAATTCCGGAGGAGCTTCTGCTGCTCGCTTTGGACCCGGCCACGGGCACCACAGCGCAGCCGCAGTCGCTCGACCTCGGCCTGGCCGGGGCACAGCTAGTAGAGCTGGCTCTGGCAGGACGGATAGCCCCAGACGGGGATCGTATCGCCGTGGTGATGGCACGGCCGACAGGAGATCCGACTCTGGACTCCGCGCTCGAACTGCTGCGACGACGCGGCAGTCCGGTGCGCGCGGTCCACTGGATCGGCGGGCCCCGGCTGGGGCTGCGCCAGACGTATCTCACGCATCTGGAACGGTGCGGCATGGTGCATGCCGTCGCGGGCCAGATGTGCGGGGTGCTGCCGACGACGCGCTACCAAGCGACGGAGACGGCGATCAGCCGGGAAATCAGGGTCCGGCTCGACAACGCGATCCGCACCGGCGTACCGCCGGACCCACGGACCGCGGCGCTCGCCGCGCTGGCCCACGCGGTCGGACTCGGCAAGCACCTCTACCCGGGGAACGAGGGGCGGTCATCGCGCTCCCGTCTCCGGGATCTGATCCGGCACGACCCGATGGGCGGGCTGGTCGCGCATGCCGTCATGGATGTGCAGAACGGCGTCGCGGCACAGCCTCGACGGGCGGCCGCGGGCGGACCGGGCACCGGTCCGGGAGTCCGGCAGTCGGCGGCTCGGGGCACGGCGGACACGGCCGGGGTGCCGGTCCAGACGCGGCACGGGCGGAGCAGTATGGCCCGCGCAGGAGCCCGCTGA